The nucleotide window GGCCCTGATCGATGTCCCAAGCGGTGTTCAGCACCATCATCTTCACGCCGAAGATCTCGGTCGCGCTATCTGCGATCAGTTTCTGGACCATCTGGAACTCGCCGATGGGCTGGCCGAACTGTTTGCGGTCGGCGGCATAGTCGCGCATCAGATCGAGCGCGCGCGTGGCCATGCCCACGGCGCGCGCGCCGATATGGGCCAACCGGATTTCCTCGACCGAGGTCATGATCAGCTTGAAGCCCTGACCGACCTCGCCCAGCACCGCGTCTTTGGGGATGCGCACATTGTCGAATACCAGTTCCGCATGGCCATAGCCGCGATGGCCCATCATCGGCTGGGTGCGCGAGACCTTGAAGCCCGCGGTGCCCTTGTCCACAAGGAACAGCGTGATGCCGCCACGGGCGCGCTTGTCCTTATCGGTCAGGGCCATGACGATGACGTAATCGGCGATATCGCCATCCGAGATGAAATGCTTGGTGCCGTTGATCACCCATTCGTCGCCCTCGAGCACCGCATTGGTCGAGATCGAGGCCGCATCCGAGCCCGCGCCCGGTTCGGTGATCGCCATGGCGCAGATCTTCTCGCCACGCACGGTGGGCAGGAGATATTTCTCGCGCTGCTCGCCCTTGCACTCGAGAAGCATCGGATAGACCTGACCGAAGACGCGGCGGATCAGCGCATCCGAGGTCTTGCCCAGCTCTTCCTCGACAAAGCAGTGGTCCACACAGCTCAGGCCGCCGCCGCCCACATCCTCGGGCATATTCATGGCATATAGGCGCAGCTCTTGTGCTTTGGCCTTGATGACCGCGAGCTTGTCGGCGGGCACGCGGGCGGTTTCCTCGACCTCGGCCTCGAGCGGCTGCACTTCGGTCTCGACGAAGCGGCGCACGGTGTCGACCAGCATACGGGTTTCTTCGGGGATGGAGAAATCGATCATGTTCTTCTTCCGGAGGGGCCGCGAGAGGCGGCGCGTCAAGTCAGGCAGCGCGGACGGCGCCGGTTTCGATCAGGGCCTCGATCTCGTCGGGGCTCAGCCCCAGCTCGGCCAGAACCTCGCGGGTCTGGGCGCCGAGCGGTTGCGGGATCAGGCGGGTTTTGGGGGATTGGCCATTATAGCGGGCCGGATGCATCACCATGGTGATCTCCTCGCCCGAGGCATTCGTGGTGGTTTCAAAAGCGCCCAGATGGGAGAGCTGCGGATCGTCCATCAGGTCGGGATAATCCTGCACCGGTGCGTGCCAGACCTTTGCGGCCTCTAGCATTGGCAGCCAATGCGCGGTGGGATGCTGCGCCAGACGCGCACTCACCGCGCGGGTGATCTCCTCGCGCTTTGTGAAGCTCTCCTCATCGCCGAATTGTGCGAGCTCGGGCGCCTCGAGCCCTTTGGCCAGTGCCGAGGGGGCCGCCATCGAGATGGCAAGGAAACCATCGGCGGTTGCGTGGATGCCATAGGGGCCGGGGCTGAACCACGAGGCAATCCCCGAGGGGCCGCGCGGGCTGTCCGATTGCGCGCCATTGAGGAAGGCGGTGAGCGATTCACCCTGCAGGTCGATGGCGGCCTGATAGAGGTTCACCTCGACCAGACGGCCATTGCCGGTTTGTGTGCGGGCATAGAGCGCCGCCAGAATGGACATGGCATAGAGCGAGGCGGCATGTTGATCGACGAGCACGGTGCCCACGGCGGTGGGAGCCCCGTCGGCCTGACCCGTGCGGGCGGCAAGGCCCGAAAGCGCCTGCAACAGCAGATCCTGTCCGGGACGGTCCTTCCACGGGCCGGTGGTGCCGAAGCCCGACGAAACCGCATAGATCAGGCGCGGATTGATCTCGCGCAGGGTCTCGTAGCCGATGCCGAGCTTTTCCATCGTGCCGGGGCGGAAATTCTCCATCACCACATCGGCGGTGGCGGCCAGTTTCTTCACGGCCTCCACACCCGCGGGCGATTTCAGATCGACCACGATCGAGCGTTTGTTCCGCCCTGTCGCCAGATGGTTGACGCTATCGGAGCCCACGAATTTATTGGCCACCGCCCAGTTGCGCTGGAAGGCGCCGCCCGGAGGTTCGATGCAGATCACGTCAGCGCCAAGATCGCCCAGCGTCTGGGCTGCAAGCGGCCCTGCTAGATAGTGATTGAAGCTGAGGACGCGAACGCCTGCCAACAAATCCATACTCTTAATCCTTGATACTCTTGCCCTTTTGTCGGGCCCGATCCACGTCACCGGAGTGCTGAAGGGGGTTGGTGACCATTGGACCACTATCCGGCAGCATCGGGGTTCCGGCAATATCACTATGGATTATTTATTGATGCTCATGGATATCTTAAAATTATTGATGATTCGGAATTTTATGGATAAACTTCGGTCATCTAACCGGTTCCTCCTGAAAGGCTTACATGAACCTCCGTCAGCTCGAGATTCTGCGTGCCGTGGTGCGCACCCGTTCGACCGTCTCCGCCGCCGAGACATTGGGCATGTCGCAACCCGCCGTCAGTAACGCGGTGAAGGCGATGGAAGGAACGTTGGGCTTTGCGCTGTTCGAGCGCTCGCAGAAGCGGATGAACCCCACGCAGGAGGCGCTGATCCTGCTGGGCGAGGCGGAGCCGCTATTCCGCATGGCCGAGGCGATCAACCAGACGGCGGCGCATCTGAAATCGGGCAAGAAAGGGCGGCTGAGGATCGTGGCGACTTCCGAGCTGTCGGAAACACTCCTGCCGCGGGTGCTCGCGCGGTTCTGGGCCGAGCATCGCGGTGTGGAGATCTCGCTCGAGACGCAGCGGCTCGATGTGATCATGGAAGAGGTCGAGCAGGGCGTTGTCGATATCGGGCTGGCGATGGAGCCGCATCCGCGCAGCACGCTCGATTTCGAGCCGCTGGCCGAAATGGAGATGGTCGTGGCGGTGCACGAGGCCAATCCGCTGGCGCGGCGGATCACGGTCAACCCGCGCGATCTGGAGGATCAGGTGATGATCAATGCGCGCACCTCCAGCCGGATCGCCTCGCTGATCGAGGCGGCCTTCCGCAAGGAGGGTGCGCGGCTGGTGCCCGATATGGATGTGCGCTTCATGAATGTGGCGGGGCATATGGTCGAGGAAGGCTTGGGCATTACGATCATGGATGCGCTGACGGCCACATCCTCGCGCTTCCGGCATCTGCGCGCGGTGGCGCTAGAGCCGCGGGTCAACATTACGCTCTCTGCGATCACCCAGCATAACCGATTGAATTACATAATGATCCAGTCATTCCTGCGCCATGCCAAGGCCGAGATCGCCTCGCGCGGGATCAGGGTTCCATAAGCGCGCGGGCAGCGTTTTCCTGCGCCTGCAGCGCCTTGCGGCGAATCTTGCCGAACCCGTCGCGGGGCAGCGCCGCTTCCTGACGCAGCGTTTTCGGAATATCGCCCGGCTCCAGATGCGCGCGCAGGAAGGTGCGCACCTCGTCAAGATCCAGCGCATCGGGGCCCGAGACGAGCGCCATCACCGATTGTCCCCAGTCGCGATCCTCCACCCCGAAACAGACGGCGTCGTTGATCTGCGGATGGCGCAGGAGGGCTGCTTCGACCCGCTCGGGATGGACCTTATGGCCGCCGGTATTGATCACGTCATCGCGCCGTCCGGACAGGTAGAGGTAGCCATCCTTGTCGAGCCATCCGGCATCGCCCACCGAATAGAACCCGTCCTCATCCGCACGCGGTTGCGGCGCATCCTTGCCCAGATAGCGCGAGCGGCCCGAAAGATCATCGGGGCGCATGAAGACCTCGCCCACCTCGTCGGGTCCAAGGAGCGCGCCTTGGGCATCGCGGATACGGATCTGGGTCTCGAAGCCCCGCCCGACAGATCCCACATGCTCCAGCCATTCGGGGCCGGTAATGACGGTCTGTCCGGTATTCTCGCCCGAGCCATACATCTCGTAGACACGCTCGGGGCCAAGAATATCCATCCATGCCTTCTTCAGCCATACAGGGCAGGGGGCCGCCGTGTGGTAGAGCGCATGGAGCGAGGCGAAGCTGGCATTGGCGGTGGGCCAGAGATCGAGCATCCTGACCAGCATGGTGGGCACTGTCAGCAGGAAGCCTACCTTGAACCGGTCGACGGCCGCGATCACCTTTGCCGCGTCGAACCGCTCCATCAGGATGGTGGTGTTGCCCTCGAAGATGCCGTTCTGGGTCCATGTCAGGGGCGCGTTATGCGACATCGCCGCACAGGTCAGCTGCACCTGATCGGTGCGGAACCCGAGCGCCGGCGCCACATCGCCCCAGGTCTTGCCGGGCGCGCGCAGATAGGGCTGGTCATCGGCCATCAGTTTGGGCAGGCCGGTCGAGCCGCCCGACATCAGGATCTTGCCCGGATGCGAGGTGACATTGGGCACGGGATCGGCGCTCTGGGCGGCAGCCCGTGTCTCGAGTGTCGCGCGGTCCAGACAATCGGGATCGGGCGTTTCCTGAATGCACAGCTTGCCCTCGACCCGCGACAGAAGCGCGTCACGCGTCTCGGGGGGCAGGTTCGGGTCGAACCCCATCGTCGTCGCGCCGAGGCGCCAGATCGCCAGCGTCGTGAACAGATGGGCGGGCGAGTTGCGCAGCCCGAAGGCCACCACATCGCGCGGCGTCACGCCCTCTTCCATCAGCACGCGGGCATAGCGGTTGACCTGCGCATCCATCTCGGCCCAGGAGAACCGCGTCTCGCGATCATCGGCCGCGATATAGACCAGTGCCAGCGCCTCGCCCCGTGCGGCGGCAAGTTCTGCAAGGCGTTCACCGAAGCTGCGGAGGCTGTCTGTCGTCATGGCGATGGTCCTGGAAATGCAGGGCCCCGAGCGCGCAGGCACATCAGGGGCCGGATGTATAATCGCGGCTAGATGTACCTGCCATCATGGGCTTGTCAAGGAAGGCCGCCCTCAGGCGACCATATCCATCATCCGGTAGAGCTGGGTGACCGAGACGATTCCCATCCGGCGTAGCGGCAATGCGGGCAGCTTCGGTGCGGGACCGTTGGGAACCTCGATCTGCGCCAGATTTCCTTTTTCGGCCATGACCTTGCCCACGAGGGTGCCATAGGAGCTGGCCATCGCCACGCCGCGGCCGCAATAGCCATAGGCCGTCCAGATGTTGGGGCGGGGCTGGTCGATACGGGGCATGAAGTCGCGCGTCATCCCGACCCGTCCGGCCCAGCGATGGCTGATGCCGATGTTTTTCAGCTCGGGATAGATGCGGTGCAGGGAGGCGATGACATGGGCGAAATCGCCATTCTTGCGCGGCCCGTCCAGCAAGCCGCGGGTGCCGAACAGCATCCGCCGGTCGCTTTCCATGTGCCAGTAATGCAGGATGCGGCGGCTGTCGGAGGCCGACTGGCCGTGACGCATGATCCGTGCCGCGATCTCCTCGGGGATCGGGTCGGTGGCGACCATATGGGTGTGGATGGTGGCCAGCTGCGCGCCGCTTTCACGGTCGAGCCCGTTGCCATAGGCATTGGTGGTGATCAGCACCTGTCCGGCCCGGACCACGCCCTGTGCGGTCCGCACCCTTGTGCCGTCCGGACCATGCTCGAGGCCGGTGACAGGGCTGTTTTCATGGAGGATGACGCCAAGGCCCTGCGCCGCACGGGCAAGGCCGCGCGCATAGGCCAGCGGGTTGAGCGCACCACATTCGTGGTCGATCATCGCCCCCATATAGGTCTCGGTGCCCAGATGCTCCGCCGTCTGGGCGCGGTCGAGCATCGCGAGGCCCTTCGTGCCATCGGCCGTCCAGCTCTCGCAACGTTCCCTAGTGCGCGCAAGCCCCGCCGCATTATGGGCGGGCAGGATCCAGCCGTTCTTGCGCAGATCGCATCTGATATCGAAGCGCGCGACCAGATCGAAGACCTGCTGCACGGTCCCGTCGCCGAATGCTGCCATCGCGCCACCGCGCTCACGTCCATATTGAGCGATCAACCCCGTGCGGCTGGTCTTGAAGCCGCGGATGACAGAGCCGGAATTGCGCCCCGATCCGCCCCAGCCGACATGGCCCGCCTCGAGAAGGCGCACATCGAGCCCGCGCTCGGCCAGCGCGATCGCAGCCGTCAGCCCGCTATAGCCCGCACCGATCACCGCCACATCGCAATTGACCTCGCCCGCGAGAGGGGCCGCGCCCAGTGCGGGTTCCTGCGCGACATCGCCCCAATAGGCTGGAAACTTGACGCTGCAATCCTGCCGGTTTGCGGGCTGCGGGGTGGAAGGGGAAGACATTCGATACCTCGGTGCCGGTCAGGCCTTGGGAGTTGGGGTGATTTCGTGCAACCTCAGCGTGGTTGCATAATGGAAGTCGAGCTCGGCCTTGGCGGTGGCGCCATCGCGGCGGGCGAGTGCTGCAAAGATCCGCTGGTGGTCGGCAAGGGCTGCAGCCGGACCGTTATCGCGTTCGAGCTCGTTCGAACGGATCAGACGGACCCTGTCGAGCACGCGGCGGGTCTCGGCGACGAGCATGCTATTTTGCGAAAGCTCCGCAATCAGCATGTGGAAATCGGCATCGAGTACACTGAATTCGGCGCGCGAACTGCTGGCGAGGGCTCCCGATTGCCGGTCCAGAACATGGGCGATCCGGTCAAGGTCCTCGTCGCGCGCGGATTTCACCAGCCGGTCGACTGCCAGATGTTCGAGCGCCGCCCTGATCCGGTAGGTCACCTCGACCTCGTCATAGCTGTAGTTGCGCACGGCATATTTGCGCCCCACGCGCTCGACCAGCCCTTCGCTCTCGAGCCGTTTGAGCGCATCCCGTGCCGGAACCCGGCTCGCGCCGAACCATGTTGCGACATCCTCCTCGCGCAGGGGATCGCCCATCCGGAACTCATGGCTGATGAGCCGCGCCTTCAGCCCTTCATAGATTTCCGATCCGCGCGTCTGTGGTTGATGTTTTTCGGGCTGGGTCTGGGGAGTCATGAAAACCTCTTTTGGTTTCAGTATACCTAGTTGGAAAAGGCGTTCCATATCCGATTTTCACGAATATGAAAATTTACATAGTATTTGCAATGTTATCCGAATTTTAAGCGTTATATTTGTGCTGTGCCTGTCTTTTGCGCGTGTTGTGCGGGGTTGGTTATGTGCTGTGCTGGTCATTTCGGTATACATTGTTATAACTATAACCCGTGTCCGAGCGGGAGCGAAGCCGCAGGGTTGTCTCCGAATGCCTCGTGATGCCGTGCGGCCAGTCGACGACCCGCGGCGGATGCGCAGGCCTGTTGCTCCTGTCGATACGGGGGCGAACAGATGGGCGCTTGCCGGTAACGTGCTGCAGAACACCGTAGACTCCGGTGCGTGGCGGGCCTGCGCTCCCGCTCACCGGTCTCCAGAGGACCCGTTTTTCGCGCCGCGATTTCCAAGGGCCGCGGTATCGCCTAGACTATGCGCTGGATGATGACAGCGGGCTTCGGCCCGACATGCTGGATGTGGATTGAAGACATGAAGATGATTATCGATACGGACCCGGGCGTTGATGACGCGATGGCGATCCTTTACGCCGCTGCGCACCCCGGGATCGAGTTGCTGGGGCTGACAACGGTCTTTGGCAATGTGACGGTCGAGCAGGCCACCCGCAACGCGCTGCATCTGGTCGAGCGGGCGGGCCTCGAGATACCGGTGGCGCAGGGGGCCTCCAAGCCGTTGGTGAACGGGCCGATCGAGCCCAGTCACCATGTGCACGGGCCGGAAGGGTTTGGCGATATTACCGATATCACCGTGTCGCGCAAAGCGATCTCCGAGAGCGCGCCGGAGTTTCTGGTCAGGATGGCGCGCGAATATCGTGGCGAGCTGGTCCTGTGCCCTGTCGGGCCGATCACCAATATCGCCCATGCGATCGCGCTCGATCCCGGTTTTGCCGGCAATCTGGCGGAGATCGTATTCATGGGCGGGGCGCTCGATGTGCCGGGCAATGTCTCGCCCGTGGCCGAGGCCAATACCTATCACGATCCCCATGCGCTGGATGTCGTGGTGCAGAGCGGCGCGAGGATCCGCATGGTCGGGCTGGATGTGACCAATAAGGTGCTGCTCGATGCCGCTGATTTCGCGGCGCTCGAAGGGATCAACACCACCCACGGGGCCTTCCTGCGCGAGATGAGCCATTTCTATCTGGAGTTCTACAAATCCCGTGGCCAGATCGGATGCGGGCTTCATGATCCGTTGACAGTGATGTCGGCGGTGATGCCGGATCTTCTGGGGCTGACAGTGACACCTCTGGCGGTGACGCTGGAGGGGCCCGAGGCAGGCGCTACGCGGCGTGGGGCAGGGCGTCCTCCGATCGAGGTGGCCACCAGTTGTAATCCCGATCAGGTCAAGGATCTGTTCTTCGCGCCCTTCCGCTAGGACGTGTCGCGCCACCTTCCGGGGTGGCGCGCTTATTCGCTGGCGGCCTTGTCAGGAGGCCGCACGGTTGCGATAGCGGGCCGAATGGATACGGTTGCCGCAGGTCTTGCTGTTGCAATAGAGCCGCTTGCCATTGCGGGTCGTATCCAGAAACAGCCGGTTGCAATCATGGCCTTCGCAGGTGCGCAGCCGTCCCCATTCCCCTATGATGATGAGGCGCGACAGTGCGTAGGTGGTGATCGCCTTGATGTGGTCGATATAGCTCGCATCCTCCAGCGTATAATGGAAATGCGGGGTCGGATCCTCGGGGTGGGTCACGATCTGCGGGATCGCCGAGGCCGAGAAGAACAGTTCGTTGAGCATATCCATGCGCGGTTGCAGCTCTGGGGTGCGGATAATTTCATTGAGCCGCTGGCGCAGATTGCGCATGGCCAGTAGCTCGGCCTGTGAGCCATCGGGCTGATAGAAGATTTGTAGCGCGCGCCCCATTCTCAGCAGCGACTCGCTATCGGGCAGCCCTTCCTGTCCGCCGCGTTCGGGCAACGAATTGACCAGCGCGACGGCCATTTCTGCCGATGGCTGGGTGTCAGTACCAAAAAGCATCTTGCTCATTTTGCGGGCTTCCCTCTCTGGAGCGGGGTGGTATCGCCCCATAAATCAGCAAAAGATATTTAGTCAATGAATAAAACACTTCTGATCAATCCGGCGCAAGCTGGAAAATTTCCTTGTTTTAAAGACCAAAAATCGCACGAGAAATAGATATTGTCGGATTTTCTCCAGTAATTCGTCAGTTTCAAAACTATTGACAGGCCTGTTTATGCTTCTGCTTACTTGTCCTGCATCGTGCTTTATTCGCCTGATGTTACCCATAAAATTATGAAGCGGATGACAATTTACTGATCCAAAAATCAATTTGCACATGGTTGTCATAATCCCGCCCATATCCCAACAGGAGCAAGCAAACAAGATGTCCCACATTTCTTTGCCGATACTCACGCGACACAGTTCCGCAGCTTCGACCCGCGCGGCGCTTGGCGCTGTCATGGTGGTCTGGGCAACGGGTCAGGCGTTCGCCGCCGATACCGACACGATCCATATCGCCTCGAGCGCCCCCCTGACCGGACCGGCCGCGGCCTACGGGATCGAAACGATGAACGGGCTGCATCTGGCCATCGACGAGATCAACAAGGCGGGCGGGATCGGTGGCAAGCAGATCGAGCTGACCGAGCTGGATGACCAATGCGATCCCACACAGGCGGCCACGGCGGCCAATCGTATCATCTCGGACCGCTCCATCGTGGCGGTGGTAGGCAATGTCTGCAGCTCGGCGACGCTGGCACAGATGCCGATCTTCGGACGGGTCAAGCTACCGGTCATTGCCGCGACCGCCAGCTCACCTGCCCTGTCGAAAAAGGGCTTCGCCAATTTCGCGCGCATCATTCCCAATGACGATCTGCAAGGCGCGGGCAGTGTCCAGCTCGGCACCGATGTGCTGGGATACAAGAAGCTCGCCGTGCTCTATCCCAGCGATGATTACGGACAGGTCTTGCTTGATATCGCCAAGGATACGGCGGCCAAAACGGGCGGCGAGATCGTGGCCTCCGAGACCTATGTCTCGGGCTCGACCAATGACTTCTCCTCGCTGCTGGCCAATGTCGCGGCCGCCAAACCCGATGCCCTGTTTCTTGCGGGCTATTATGCCGATATGGGTGCTGCGGTCAGCCAGTCTGTGCGGGCCTTTGGCGGCGAGAAGATCCCGCTTCTGGCCAATGCCCAGACACAGGTGCCCGAATATGTCGATCTGGCAGGCAAGGCCGCAGAGGGCACCTGGGTGACCAATGTCTATGATGTCCACAATCCCAGCCCGCAGAACCAAGCCTTTGTGAGCGCCTATGAAGCGACTTTCGATGCTACGCCCGGTGTTCAGGCGGCGGCCGGTTATGACAATATCTATGTGCTCAAACAGGCGATCGAGGATAATGGTGGCGAGACCTCCGATCTGATGCCGGCAATTCTCGCCTCGAAATATGACGGTGCGATGGGCCCGATCCGTTTCGACGAGACGGGCGACAATACCGGTGGCGCGCTCGTTGTGCTGCAGCTCAAGAACGGGTCGTGGGATTTCGATGAGACCCGCACCGAAGAGCTTCACGCCGACTGACGCCCGATATGCGCGGGTGCCGTCCCGCGCATCTTCTCCAGTTTCCCCAATCGGGCCGCTTCCGGCCAGCGGCTTTGCCATGCGCGATGGACGCGCATCCCAGAGAGGTGTTTTCCGATGCAATTCCTTGCAACCCAGATGCTGAACGGTCTGACCGCCGGTGTCGTCTATGCGATGCTCGCGGTGGGCTATTCGCTGGTCTACGGCATTCTGCAGCAGATCAATTTCGCCCATGGCTATGTCTATATGTTCGGCACCTTCGTGACCGCCTCGCTGATTGCGGGGGGCGCGCCCTTGTGGCTGGCAATCGTGGCTGGGCTCCTGACGGGGGCGGTAATGGCCATTGCCATCGAGCGCTTCGCCTACCGGCCCGTGCGCGGCAACCGCATGGCGCCCACGGTTACGGCCGTGGGGATCGGGCTCATCATCGAGAATGTCGCCCAGTTGATCTGGTCCTCGCGCATCCGCCCGATGCCCTTCCCGATGCAGGATGACATCTTCCATCTCGGTCCCGTGGTGCTGAGCCCGCTGCAGCTGGTCGTCGCAGTGGTCGGGCTGGCCATGGCCGGGCTCTTGTGGTTCCTCACGACCAAAACCGATCTGGGTCGCGCCATGCGCGCGGTGAAGGATGATCTGGCGACCGCCGAGCTGATGGGGGTGCCGGTCGATCGGGTGGTGGTCACCGTCTATGTGGTGGGCGCGATCTTCGGCGTGGTGGGCGGTATTCTCTATGGCGCCTATTACAACACCCTCTCCATCACGATGGGCTTTACCGGCACACTCAATGCCTTCACCGCCACGGTGATCGGCGGCATCGGGAGCGTCTGGGGGGCCTTTGCGGGCGGGCTGTTGCTGGGCGTCGTGCAGGCGATGGTCACGGGCTATGTCAGCTCGGCGCTCCTCAATACTGTCACCTTTTCGCTGCTGATCCTGTTCCTGCTCCTGCGTCCCACGGGGATCGCGGGTGTGCAGATCGCGCAACGTCCCTGAGGAGGCCATCATGAGCAATGTGTCGAATATGGAAAATACGGGAGCAATCGGGCAGGGGAGGAGTCTGCCCTGGCCCAGGGGCCGCATCGCGCTGGTCGCGGGCTGGGTGATCGGGCTTGCCATCGTGCTGGCGATCCCGCTGCTCGGGCTCTCGCCCATCTGGCAGGCGGCCGCGCTTCTGACGGTGATCTATGTGCCCGCAGCGGTGGGCCAGAACCTGATCATCGGCAATGCGGGGCTTCTGGCGATGGGTCAGGCGGCCTTTGTGGGCGTGGGCGCCTACGCTTCCTCGGTGCTGGCGGTGCGTTATAACCTTGATGCCTCGATCACCATTCTGGCGGCGATCGTCATTTCGGGCGGGGTCGGTGCGCTGGTGGGCTTTCCGGCGCTACGGATCAGCGGTGACTATCTCTTCATTGTCTCGCT belongs to Thioclava sp. GXIMD2076 and includes:
- a CDS encoding acyl-CoA dehydrogenase family protein, with amino-acid sequence MIDFSIPEETRMLVDTVRRFVETEVQPLEAEVEETARVPADKLAVIKAKAQELRLYAMNMPEDVGGGGLSCVDHCFVEEELGKTSDALIRRVFGQVYPMLLECKGEQREKYLLPTVRGEKICAMAITEPGAGSDAASISTNAVLEGDEWVINGTKHFISDGDIADYVIVMALTDKDKRARGGITLFLVDKGTAGFKVSRTQPMMGHRGYGHAELVFDNVRIPKDAVLGEVGQGFKLIMTSVEEIRLAHIGARAVGMATRALDLMRDYAADRKQFGQPIGEFQMVQKLIADSATEIFGVKMMVLNTAWDIDQGRDVRTKVSAVKVAASEMQGRVVDRAIQVFGGMGFTKEMPLERMYRDARVTRIYDGTSEIHRMLIARGVIKKGFDILGV
- a CDS encoding CaiB/BaiF CoA-transferase family protein, yielding MDLLAGVRVLSFNHYLAGPLAAQTLGDLGADVICIEPPGGAFQRNWAVANKFVGSDSVNHLATGRNKRSIVVDLKSPAGVEAVKKLAATADVVMENFRPGTMEKLGIGYETLREINPRLIYAVSSGFGTTGPWKDRPGQDLLLQALSGLAARTGQADGAPTAVGTVLVDQHAASLYAMSILAALYARTQTGNGRLVEVNLYQAAIDLQGESLTAFLNGAQSDSPRGPSGIASWFSPGPYGIHATADGFLAISMAAPSALAKGLEAPELAQFGDEESFTKREEITRAVSARLAQHPTAHWLPMLEAAKVWHAPVQDYPDLMDDPQLSHLGAFETTTNASGEEITMVMHPARYNGQSPKTRLIPQPLGAQTREVLAELGLSPDEIEALIETGAVRAA
- a CDS encoding LysR substrate-binding domain-containing protein, translated to MNLRQLEILRAVVRTRSTVSAAETLGMSQPAVSNAVKAMEGTLGFALFERSQKRMNPTQEALILLGEAEPLFRMAEAINQTAAHLKSGKKGRLRIVATSELSETLLPRVLARFWAEHRGVEISLETQRLDVIMEEVEQGVVDIGLAMEPHPRSTLDFEPLAEMEMVVAVHEANPLARRITVNPRDLEDQVMINARTSSRIASLIEAAFRKEGARLVPDMDVRFMNVAGHMVEEGLGITIMDALTATSSRFRHLRAVALEPRVNITLSAITQHNRLNYIMIQSFLRHAKAEIASRGIRVP
- a CDS encoding AMP-binding protein; amino-acid sequence: MTTDSLRSFGERLAELAAARGEALALVYIAADDRETRFSWAEMDAQVNRYARVLMEEGVTPRDVVAFGLRNSPAHLFTTLAIWRLGATTMGFDPNLPPETRDALLSRVEGKLCIQETPDPDCLDRATLETRAAAQSADPVPNVTSHPGKILMSGGSTGLPKLMADDQPYLRAPGKTWGDVAPALGFRTDQVQLTCAAMSHNAPLTWTQNGIFEGNTTILMERFDAAKVIAAVDRFKVGFLLTVPTMLVRMLDLWPTANASFASLHALYHTAAPCPVWLKKAWMDILGPERVYEMYGSGENTGQTVITGPEWLEHVGSVGRGFETQIRIRDAQGALLGPDEVGEVFMRPDDLSGRSRYLGKDAPQPRADEDGFYSVGDAGWLDKDGYLYLSGRRDDVINTGGHKVHPERVEAALLRHPQINDAVCFGVEDRDWGQSVMALVSGPDALDLDEVRTFLRAHLEPGDIPKTLRQEAALPRDGFGKIRRKALQAQENAARALMEP
- a CDS encoding FAD-binding oxidoreductase, which codes for MSSPSTPQPANRQDCSVKFPAYWGDVAQEPALGAAPLAGEVNCDVAVIGAGYSGLTAAIALAERGLDVRLLEAGHVGWGGSGRNSGSVIRGFKTSRTGLIAQYGRERGGAMAAFGDGTVQQVFDLVARFDIRCDLRKNGWILPAHNAAGLARTRERCESWTADGTKGLAMLDRAQTAEHLGTETYMGAMIDHECGALNPLAYARGLARAAQGLGVILHENSPVTGLEHGPDGTRVRTAQGVVRAGQVLITTNAYGNGLDRESGAQLATIHTHMVATDPIPEEIAARIMRHGQSASDSRRILHYWHMESDRRMLFGTRGLLDGPRKNGDFAHVIASLHRIYPELKNIGISHRWAGRVGMTRDFMPRIDQPRPNIWTAYGYCGRGVAMASSYGTLVGKVMAEKGNLAQIEVPNGPAPKLPALPLRRMGIVSVTQLYRMMDMVA
- a CDS encoding GntR family transcriptional regulator, with translation MTPQTQPEKHQPQTRGSEIYEGLKARLISHEFRMGDPLREEDVATWFGASRVPARDALKRLESEGLVERVGRKYAVRNYSYDEVEVTYRIRAALEHLAVDRLVKSARDEDLDRIAHVLDRQSGALASSSRAEFSVLDADFHMLIAELSQNSMLVAETRRVLDRVRLIRSNELERDNGPAAALADHQRIFAALARRDGATAKAELDFHYATTLRLHEITPTPKA
- a CDS encoding nucleoside hydrolase, producing MIIDTDPGVDDAMAILYAAAHPGIELLGLTTVFGNVTVEQATRNALHLVERAGLEIPVAQGASKPLVNGPIEPSHHVHGPEGFGDITDITVSRKAISESAPEFLVRMAREYRGELVLCPVGPITNIAHAIALDPGFAGNLAEIVFMGGALDVPGNVSPVAEANTYHDPHALDVVVQSGARIRMVGLDVTNKVLLDAADFAALEGINTTHGAFLREMSHFYLEFYKSRGQIGCGLHDPLTVMSAVMPDLLGLTVTPLAVTLEGPEAGATRRGAGRPPIEVATSCNPDQVKDLFFAPFR
- a CDS encoding CGNR zinc finger domain-containing protein gives rise to the protein MSKMLFGTDTQPSAEMAVALVNSLPERGGQEGLPDSESLLRMGRALQIFYQPDGSQAELLAMRNLRQRLNEIIRTPELQPRMDMLNELFFSASAIPQIVTHPEDPTPHFHYTLEDASYIDHIKAITTYALSRLIIIGEWGRLRTCEGHDCNRLFLDTTRNGKRLYCNSKTCGNRIHSARYRNRAAS
- a CDS encoding ABC transporter substrate-binding protein: MSHISLPILTRHSSAASTRAALGAVMVVWATGQAFAADTDTIHIASSAPLTGPAAAYGIETMNGLHLAIDEINKAGGIGGKQIELTELDDQCDPTQAATAANRIISDRSIVAVVGNVCSSATLAQMPIFGRVKLPVIAATASSPALSKKGFANFARIIPNDDLQGAGSVQLGTDVLGYKKLAVLYPSDDYGQVLLDIAKDTAAKTGGEIVASETYVSGSTNDFSSLLANVAAAKPDALFLAGYYADMGAAVSQSVRAFGGEKIPLLANAQTQVPEYVDLAGKAAEGTWVTNVYDVHNPSPQNQAFVSAYEATFDATPGVQAAAGYDNIYVLKQAIEDNGGETSDLMPAILASKYDGAMGPIRFDETGDNTGGALVVLQLKNGSWDFDETRTEELHAD
- a CDS encoding branched-chain amino acid ABC transporter permease encodes the protein MQFLATQMLNGLTAGVVYAMLAVGYSLVYGILQQINFAHGYVYMFGTFVTASLIAGGAPLWLAIVAGLLTGAVMAIAIERFAYRPVRGNRMAPTVTAVGIGLIIENVAQLIWSSRIRPMPFPMQDDIFHLGPVVLSPLQLVVAVVGLAMAGLLWFLTTKTDLGRAMRAVKDDLATAELMGVPVDRVVVTVYVVGAIFGVVGGILYGAYYNTLSITMGFTGTLNAFTATVIGGIGSVWGAFAGGLLLGVVQAMVTGYVSSALLNTVTFSLLILFLLLRPTGIAGVQIAQRP